Sequence from the candidate division KSB1 bacterium genome:
CGCAGACCAAGACCCTGCTGAACGTTTCCTACGACCCGACGCGCGAGCTGTATCAAGAGTTCAACAAAGTCTTTGCCGATTATTGGTTCAAAAAGACCGGCGAA
This genomic interval carries:
- a CDS encoding sulfate transporter subunit produces the protein MRRVIAAFFIVIGFSAIVRHPLWAQTKTLLNVSYDPTRELYQEFNKVFADYWFKKTGE